Within Bdellovibrionales bacterium, the genomic segment ACGGCGCTGGAAAAACCACTCTGTTTCGCTGTCTCACTCTCCAAGATCAATTAGACAGTGGCCAAATTATTCGCTCTCATTCTCTGCGACTTGGCTATTTGGCTCAAGAGGAATTCTTAGAGCCTGGTTTAACGGTTTCGCAGTACTGGGAAAACATCTGCCAAATGCCCATCTGGGATCTCAAGAGACTCGGACAAAAGATGGGTCTCACCGATGGCCATCTCTCCTCTCCCATTTCTGCGCTCAGTGGTGGATATCGAATGAGGTGCAAACTCATTGGGCTTATCGGGCAACAGCCGAACCTACTTCTTCTTGATGAACCAACAAATTATTTGGATCTCGAATCTCTTCTTGTTTTAGAGGAATTTCTCCAAAGCTTTGATGGGGCTTTTTACTCATCTCACACGACAGAGAATTTTGCGGCGCACGACAGACCACACACTTGAGGTGGAGGCTGGAGATTTTACAAAGTTCAATGGACATATCGATGACTATTTTGAACAAAAAGCCCTTTTGAGAGAACAGCTTTCTAAGCAAGCCCTGTCTCAAGACGCTAAGCGCAAAACGATCCTTCAATTTGCCGCCCGATTCGGAGCTAAGGCAACCAAGGCCCGCCAAGTTCAGAGTCGGCTAAAGCGACTTGATAAAATGGATTCTATCGAACTCAAACCTATTTTGGTGGGGGCCAGTATTCCCATAGCCCCTCCATTTAGAACGGGCAAAACAGTTCTCTCTGCAGAAGATTTATCTATCGGCTACGGAGACCGAACTATATTATCGGGAATCGAACTCTCCCTTGAACGGGCAGATCACGTCGGAATTGTCGGAGTCAACGGAGCCGGAAAAACAAGTTTATTAAAAGTTCTCGCCGGAGTTATGGCTCCCCTCCGGGGAACTCTGAAATCTGGCCATGGAGTCACTGCAGGCTATTACGCCCAGCATGTCGCAGAGGAGCTCAATCCGACGGATACTG encodes:
- a CDS encoding ABC-F family ATP-binding cassette domain-containing protein, whose product is MADVLLQVHNGSKAFGSRTLFERASFAVNEGEHIGVIGPNGAGKTTLFRCLTLQDQLDSGQIIRSHSLRLGYLAQEEFLEPGLTVSQYWENICQMPIWDLKRLGQKMGLTDGHLSSPISALSGGYRMRCKLIGLIGQQPNLLLLDEPTNYLDLESLLVLEEFLQSFDGAFYSSHTTENFAAHDRPHT